ATGAGGTATGTGTCAGAGATCAGGCAAATTTACCTCGGAACACCCATAATTGGGTATTGAGTCCCGGCAAAATAGAGAAGCCGGAAGAAATAGTGATTCTCAATGATGCACCATACTGCAGTCTCTTGTCCCGTCCCATAGTCTTCAAAACAACtttcaagataaaaagaatcagTTCAAATCTAAATCCATCTTTTTTCCACATATTAACATTGTACTTACTTGCATGATGCCACTGGAACCCGGTGAATCCAGGAGGAAAAGAGCCATGCTCATTAGAAAGAGGCAAAATATTTGTTGCAGACTCTGCTTCAACACTGGATGCAGGTCTGCAGTCAAAATGTTGAGCAATGGATTAAGGATGGATGGACATGCAAGCATTAGTTTGAAGAAATTGCATAGTTTCTTGGGGTCATtttatacaagattttggctaatATTTGTTTGAAGAATAGCTTACCCCTGTGACTCtgtaaaacaaagaaatatGATGGCGAGACGATTTCTAGTAGTCTCTGTTTTTTTACTGAGCATATATTGACCAGCTGCAGGATATGGTTGCAGCCTCACTCGTAGGAAATTATGGGACAAGAAACATGGATACTTTCCAAACATTCGTCAGCTAAGTACTTCGCTAAAGTGCAATTAGAGTCATATTCCGGGCAATGAAAGCCTTCAACTTAACAGAAATTTCAGGACAAACCTTATGCCTAGGATTGATGAGGATGACCGGACGCATTGCCAGCAGATTCAGTCATGCCCCTAAGATCCTGCAATCTCAAAATCAAGTGGTGCTTAGCCATATAGTTGTGACACAAGTCATAAAATggacataattgcaaaaggaTTAACGCAACACTTGCTATCAAGCTCCTTACATCACAGTAACCCACAGCTTTTTCAGGAGCCACTAAGGTAAAAATGTCATCTTGCTCGTCAACCTTTTTGGCACCTATTGCAGATTTAAGGCTTAGTAAAGTGATACATTGTGAAATAATTGCCCAATCAAATTGTTCTGAAAAGCGATACAAGCTTATGATATAAATGCTGCTATGAAAAAGAGGTGGAATAGCCATTTAACATCCAATGCATCAAATGCAAAGGCCATCAAAGCATAAGAGATTGATGTGTGAGTCCTCTCACTATCATAGACATTAAAATTATAAGCCCCCAAgagtaagaaaagaaataagataaAACACAACGTCTAAAGTTGAAAGTATGCACTTCTCACATGTTTTGGGCAAATTCTTGGAAGTCCCACACCATGTATACTTGGATTCTTTAGAGTCTATATATTTGGATCCTGCAAGTATTATGACGACAACCACTTTGTCCGCCAATGACCAAGGAGAGAAGTAGTCAATGGTGTGATCGCCCTAATCTTTTGACAGGCATATGTCATTTAGACAAACTCAATTTCCCAACCATATACCTATAGATCCAATCTTGACAAAGGTTCCTGATGCAATATGATCTCCCCAGTCCATAAACTCCAACATCTTGCGACTACCAGCAAGCTGCAGTGGCATTCCAGCAAGAGCACCTTCTCCCATGGACCCTTGAACACAAACCCGCATGGGATGATTTTCTAACAAATATGAATATAAACGGGTAACAACACCTAATCTTAACGTAGTAGAGGCACAGGAACTAAATCAGATATACCTTAACACGTTTTCCATCGTCAGCAAATGAAAGAGCAATAACCCTGACAAGTTCCATCAGAGTGCCTATTCTATAAACATCCTGTCCAGATTGCATCACTAAAATATGGTTAAATTCCTATTATCTGTTTGACGAAGGACCAAATGTTCTCATACGATCATCTTTCGATTTCTGGGTTTGGCTCTGGGATATTGATTTCTACCTGAAATGTTCACAAGAAGAGCAGCATGAGTTTGGCTTTGGGAGTAACATGCATAAGTTGATGAGGAAAACTCTAATAAGATGAAACAGGGCATATCTGTTTGAGTAGGAGGTTCCCCTTAAATTTCGAGCtttggattctttttttatCAGTAAAATGGGATCAGCTTGATTTTAAGTATCAAAAGTCAATTTGTGGAACTATAAGAACAAATAAACATACAGAAAATATGATGACTTCGGACATCTAAATCTCTCGTTAGTATCTTTTTTCGAGTAATTCAGGCCAATGAAAACAGCATCAAAGACGAATATCCTACCTTTAGTCTTGTTTTTCCATCATATATGGCTCTCTGCGTAGCTTGAAGCACATCATCATAGAAATATGTCCTGATTTCTCTAGAATGAGGAATGTTATTCAACGTCGTAGGTACTCCCCACCATTTACCCTGTAGAATGCTAAAGCAAAATAAGTCAAGAATATAGCTcagatattaataaaaattctgcAGATCCACGATGCAGCTTTCAAACTAGGAACAATGATAAATTATAGTATGAAGTACCTCCTTTTTAGTTGCCTGATTTGATGGCAGTGAGATCCCACATACAGGGTTCCCTGAAAGAAACGTCACAGGCTCACAAGATATTGGGATTAAGAAACTCGACATTTATGAATTGCAAAATCAACCCTTTTCTTTGACAGATCCCTCACAAAAGAACTTAGGTCGATTTTCTCAGCAAAGATAACAATTGTCCTGCAATACATTCCTTACCAGTCTTTCCACAGTACTTCCGTCAGAAAGCAAAACTAATCCTTTACACTGGGCTTCCAGAAGATTCCATGAGAAGTAACTCATCCTTCAAATCATTTAAAGTTAGCTATACTTTCCTAAGCTTTACTACTTAGTTGCTAATTCTACATCAACACATCCTTTTAGTCAATGAGTGGAAGTCACTATCCTTCATTTCTTTCTAAAAGTTGGTAGCCTCCCacttcaaggaaaagaaaaagaaactcatgATTGAAGCATCAAAGTAGTGATTCCCGTTGCACTTAGGGTGATATTACTCATGCCTGGTTTTATtgattttgctttatctttttGCACCCTTGACAGCAGTGAGTCTACTTCACTGAAAACCACATCTTTGGGGCGATTTCCATTAATCTGCACTCTCCAAAATGCAATCCATGACAGGTCGTTACAAATTGCCATACAATTCTTAATGAGAGGTGGAAGAAAGAGTCAGTTGAGAGCATGTGAGGACCTTATTCACTACGCTCAAGTAAGTCGATAATATAGCCTGAGCATTTTGCTTGTATATTTCCAAGCGTGACTTCACCTAAtacaaaaatcaaaagtgaaattacACAGAGGAAATGCTGGTAGACGACCAAAAGTAGCTAATGAGGTCTATGCACTAATCAGAAAGTGACGGTTATCAGGAAGCATAAGCAGGCATATGTGTCATAGATTCCTAGTCACTAATAGATGTTAATGCATGCCATGTGGATATTCTGATTGTGTTGTGATTCTAGTGTAAGCTGGAGATAACGTTTGATTTTGATGCAAACTAGAATAGCTAGCAGTGGATTGGATCAACAACAATCAACACAAACCTAAGTTTAATATGGGATATGAAAAATTCAGTGGAAAATGATTGAATTCGACCTAATTATTTTACGAAAGGGAGaggagataaaaaggaaaataaaaattgtcaaccttttcctcctttctttcatcaggaaatttaaaattttgaatattaaatattttgggccaatatgaaaaatacaaattaaagaaGGAAGTAGAAAACCCGAATTTAAGTTGTAAGGGGCCTTCTGgttcatgaaaattattttcgcGTTTGTTTTCAATGAAAAGGAAACTGAaattttccgaccaaaaaaataaaaaggaaaccgaaattcctttttcatttatccGAATTTTTTCCACCTATGGAGAACTTTTCCGATTTTCCCCCTGAAGTATCGCGTCAACTTCCAGGCCAGATggagcaccaaaaaaaaaagaattccaaGGCAGTGTCTCCATtccttgaaataattaaaaagcaaaagtacaaCAGCGGGCTATCAAGAAAAATCGTCTTACCAAATTTACGAAATGCTGATGAAATTGGCAATACATCTCGACAAAGAATAGCGTGACCTGCTTCTATCTGACTTCGAAAGGAAACGTGAATTGTTCCGACATTGTAGCCAAAGTGCTTGACTCATCGAAGCATTATTTTCATGGACCAATTGCTTCTCTGCCGCAGCAGAGCAATGAACATACGAGATTCTATCAAGTTTCATCGCTGAACGTCTTTTTAGAGTCTAGACGCCTTGAGTCCTGGACCTCCGTGATCTCCACAAGTTGATGCGAAATTCAACCCCATCATCATTCCATTAGATCTTTTAAATTTGACAGATGTGGCCAATTTGCTGAGGCCTTGCAGTTGAATCCCTCATTTCCACACATTTCGGACTTTCTCTAGGCCCTGAACATCACGAAGCTTCGAACATCCCAC
This genomic stretch from Eucalyptus grandis isolate ANBG69807.140 chromosome 3, ASM1654582v1, whole genome shotgun sequence harbors:
- the LOC104438851 gene encoding adenylate kinase 5, chloroplastic-like, with translation MQRAIYDGKTRLKVEINIPELNPEMDVYRIGTLMELVRVIALSFADDGKRVKVCVQGSMGEGALAGMPLQLAGSRKMLEFMDWGDHIASGTFVKIGSIVVVVIILAGSKYIDSKESKYTWCGTSKNLPKTCAKKVDEQDDIFTLVAPEKAVGYCDDLRGMTESAGNASGHPHQS